From Megalobrama amblycephala isolate DHTTF-2021 linkage group LG24, ASM1881202v1, whole genome shotgun sequence, the proteins below share one genomic window:
- the nfascb gene encoding neurofascin isoform X3 has translation MAAHTAPKFLKPKGTVSTTVAMLGEELVLECFAAGVPTPSIKWTKDWEEMSMTGKKLENFNKTLRIKKISMDDGGDYICTASNRMGSLDHVITVRVKSVPFWVEKPESLVLSRDDSGSIVCRADGIPRPQIQWLVNGEPISDAPKSPGRQVSGDTLIFNGVVPDSAAVFQCNASNQYGYIMANAFLAVMDMKPRLLGPRDELVKTTEGNNTHLDCPYFGSPKPALRWSKGGLGTLEGNHYEILPNGTLEIRNTKLQDQGSYVCVASNVIGRDEKEVQLEVKEPIKIVRAPHNTVVIRGSLARFDCKIKFDPTLDVTVTWLKDKTFLILGRRMTKDEDSLSIADVYRRDEGVYTCRVKSELEEVTASAKLIVMDRPDPPTDLEISDPSERSVRLTWIPGLSNHNPIKEYLVQYTEDLLADYWLIPSGWKNLTSYPGNLNSVVLQLTPFVEYRFRVIAVNGIGPSKPSWPSAYYQTGGAVPDAIPRNIQGFGSGVFRNNMEISWEPLEYREWNGPKLGYMVWWRRRDSREEWKNYTTYWWCSYIIYDTDTFTPYEIKVQAINFFGYGPESPVVIGYSGEDRPVAAPSDLGVSDIESTELTVNWEPVARADIMGEIKEYKVYYWRESSRLPWHIVSRRIKTKSFKANGPRLSGTLTGLVPYSNYKMYIVVANNRYEGPPSNTIEFQTPEGVPTVPRSFRIMHRHYDTIYLDWEEPAEPNGILTGYILKYQMLNITLGDRIQVEYIPPNITYFSLRRLDRYTRYKFSLAAQTEAGVGEAFTEESPHFTTEEYTRDQVDIVTQGWFIGLMCAIALLVLIMLIVFFIKRSRGGKYPVRDKKDFALEPMDDRENGTFDYRSLERIARVSTMPYSRREEESRQGRSQGAIEHIGRRTNSDDSLMEYGEGEEIEFNEDGSFIGEYTGVSKRNIDRSPYHDSSEPTSPVAIYSFA, from the exons ATGGCAGCCCATACGGCACCCAAGTTTCTGAAACCCAAAGGAACTGTCAGCACAACAGTTGCAATGCTGGGGGAAGAACTTGTTTTGGAGTGTTTTGCTGCTGGAGT TCCGACTCCCTCCATCAAATGGACTAAAGATTGGGAGGAGATGTCTATGACTGGAAAGAAGTTGGAGAATTTTAATAAGACTCTTAGAATAAAGAAGATCTCCATGGATGATGGAGGAGACTACATCTGCACCGCTTCAAATAGGATGGGCAGCCTGGACCACGTCATCACTGTCAGGGTCAAAT CGGTTCCGTTCTGGGTGGAGAAGCCTGAGAGTCTGGTTCTGTCTCGTGATGACAGCGGTAGTATAGTGTGTAGAGCTGATGGTATTCCTCGACCCCAGATACAGTGGCTGGTTAATGGAGAGCCAATCAGTG ATGCTCCTAAGAGTCCAGGCAGGCAGGTTTCAGGAGACACTTTGATTTTTAATGGTGTGGTTCCAGACAGTGCTGCTGTGTTCCAGTGCAATGCTTCAAACCAGTATGGCTATATCATGGCAAATGCTTTCTTGGCCGTAATGG ATATGAAGCCTCGTCTGCTGGGTCCCAGAGATGAACTAGTTAAGACAACAGAAGGCAATAATACTCATTTAGACTGCCCATATTTTGGCTCTCCTAAACCTGCCCTGCGGTG GTCAAAAGGAGGACTAGGTACCTTAGAGGGAAATCATTACGAGATTCTTCCAAATGGTACATTGGAAATCAGAAACACAAAGCTACAAGATCAGGGATCGTATGTGTGTGTTGCAAGCAATGTCATTGGACGAGATGAGAAGGAGGTCCAActagaggtcaaag agCCCATTAAAATTGTTCGTGCCCCACACAATACTGTAGTCATAAGAGGGAGTCTGGCTCGCTTTGATTGTAAGATTAAATTTGACCCGACTCTGGACGTTACCGTTACTTGGCTTAAGGACAAGACGTTCTTGATCTTAGGAAGAAG GATGACAAAGGATGAGGATTCTCTGAGCATTGCTGATGTGTACAGAAGAGATGAAGGCGTCTACACCTGCAGGGTTAAAAGTGAACTGGAGGAGGTCACTGCCTCGGCCAAACTCATTGTTATGG ACCGTCCAGACCCGCCCACTGATTTGGAGATATCAGACCCATCAGAGAGGAGCGTCAGACTCACATGGATTCCAGGACTGAGCAATCACAATCCTATTAAAG AGTACCTGGTTCAGTATACTGAAGATCTCCTTGCAGACTATTGGCTAATACCGAGCGGCTGGAAGAACCTGACTAGTTATCCAGGGAACCTGAACTCTGTCGTTTTACAGCTAACACCATTCGTAGAGTACCGATTTCGGGTCATTGCTGTAAATGGCATAGGACCCAGTAAACCCAGCTGGCCATCTGCATACTACCAGACTGGAGGAGCTG TGCCTGATGCCATCCCAAGAAACATCCAAGGATTTGGAAGTGGAGTGTTCAGAAATAACATGGAAATCAGCTGGGAG CCACTGGAGTACAGAGAATGGAATGGGCCGAAACTGGGCTATATGGTTTGGTGGAGACGGAGGGATTCAAGGGAGGAGTGGAAGAACTACACAACGTACTGGTGGTGTAGCTACATCATCTATGACACTGATACCTTCACGCCCTATGAAATTAAAGTTCAGGCCATCAACTTCTTCGGCTATGGCCCAGAATCccctgttgtgattggttactCTGGGGAGGACC GTCCTGTTGCCGCTCCGTCTGATCTGGGGGTGTCAGACATTGAAAGCACAGAGCTGACGGTCAATTGGGAACCAGTGGCACGAGCCGACATCATGGGTGAAATAAAGGAGTACAAA GTTTATTACTGGAGAGAGAGCAGTCGACTGCCCTGGCACATTGTGAGCAGGAGGATTAAGACCAAGAGTTTTAAAGCTAATGGACCGCGTCTGTCTGGGACCCTGACTGGTCTTGTCCCGTATAGCAACTACAAGATGTATATTGTAGTGGCCAATAACCGCTACGAGGGTCCACCCAGCAACACCATTGAGTTTCAGACACCTGAAGGAG TGCCCACGGTTCCCAGGTCGTTCAGGATCATGCACCGGCACTATGACACCATTTATCTGGACTGGGAGGAACCTGCAGAACCCAATGGCATTCTGACTGGGTACATTCTCAAATATCAGATGT TGAACATCACTCTGGGGGACAGAATCCAAGTGGAATACATTCCTCCTAACATCACATACTTCTCTCTGCGCCGTTTGGACCGATACACTCGATACAAGTTCTCATTGGCAGCACAAACCGAGGCTGGAGTCGGGGAGGCGTTCACAGAGGAATCGCCCCATTTTACAACTGAGG AATATACCCGGGACCAAGTGGACATTGTGACGCAGGGCTGGTTCATTGGCTTAATGTGTGCGATTGCTCTCCTCGTTCTCATTATGCTCATAGTCTTTTTCATCAAGAGGAGCCGAGGAGGAAAGTACCCAG tGCGGGACAAGAAGGACTTTGCACTGGAGCCAATGGATGATAGAGAGAATGGAACGTTTGATTACAG GTCTCTTGAGAG GATAGCACGAGTGTCCACCATGCCCTATAGCAGACG TGAGGAGGAAAGTCGACAGGGACGCAGTCAAGGTGCGATCGAGCACATTGGCAGGAGAACGAACAGTGACGACAGCCTCATGGAGTACGGTGAAGGGGAAGAGATCGAGTTTAACGAGGATGGCTCCTTTATCGGAGAGTACACTGGTGTCAGTAAGAGGAACATCGACAGGAGCCCGTACCATGACAGCTCTGAGCCCACATCTCCTGTGGCCATCTACTCTTTTGCATAG